The DNA sequence GTCAGGAGGTCCTTGGTCTCCTGGTGCCGGGAGCGCGCCGCTTCCGTCGCCAGCCCCGCCTCCCGCGCGGCGGGGTAGAAAAGGGCCTCCTCGACCTCGAAGTGGAGGTCGATCTCCGCTTCCAGGCGCGCGAGAAATTCCCGGACCGCCGCCGCGTCCGCGGGGAATCGGGACGCCAGGAGCGTTTCGATTTTCCGGTGTTCCTTCTCGAGGAGATCCGTCGCCTTCATGGGGAGAAGCCCTTTCCACCCCCTATGAGCCCCGGAGCGCGCGCGCGGTTACGGCCGCCGCGCGGAGGCGGAAAAGGGATTCCCCCGGCGCGCGGGTCCTACCGGACGACCAGAACGGCGTTCTCGGTCCCGAAGGGGTTCGGAACGCGGCGGTCCAGACCCGGCACGTCGCGCCACTGGCCGTCCACGATGAGCCGGCACTGATATTCGCCCGGCGGAAGTTCGAGATCGGCGACCCAATCCCCGTCGGGTCCGGGCTGGAGGCGCAGGCGGTCGGTGGCCCAGCCGGTGAACTCGCCCGTCAGGATCACTTCCCGCGCTCCGTCCAGGCGGACGCGGAAGGGGATGCGGCGCCGAGCGCCCGGGGCGGGCGCCGGCTGGGACGGGGAAGGAGACGTCCTGGGAGACTTGCGAACGGCCATGGTGCACTCCTCGGGAAATGCGGGAAACTCCGGACCGAACAACGGCTCCGAATGTATCAGGATCTTCCGCCGGATCAAGGGGGATTCGACGCGCCGGCGGCGGTCAGGGCGACGGATGCACCCGGAGGCCCCGTTCGCGGAAAGCCGCCAAGGCCTGCTCGATCCGGCGCGCCGTGCCTCGGAGCTCGAGCCGGAACCAGGAGGTTGTTTCCGTGATCCGACCCCGGAGAAGCTGGAACCCCACCCGGGGCGGCCGGACCATCGTGCGTCCGTCCGGCACTTCCACGTCCACCCGCACCGCTTTCATAAGGACCTCCGCTTCAAGCGGTGGGGAAGGGGAGCAAATCGCATGCCGTGTCGCGGCGGGTGGGACGGCGGTTGCGGGGATACCGGGCGGTAGGGGGTTGGGATTTTTTCCTACCGGGCGGTAGTTCGGGCTTCAGGGTTTCCGGAGGGCGTCGAGGTACCCTTGGGCTTCCCGGGCTTCGGGACGTTCGGGGTAGTCGCGGACGAGTTCCTCGAAGATCTCGAGCGCCTGCCCGGTTTTTCCCTCCAGGAGAAACGCCTTGGCCGCCTTGAGGAAATACTGGGCCGCCCGGGCGCGGGGGTCCCCGGCGGAAGGGGCGGCGGGGGCGGCCGGCGGGGGCGAGCTTTCCATGATCTGGCGCTGGATGCCGTCGTAGTCCCGGATGAGACGCTCTCCCTCGGCCGTCAGGAAAGCTCTTCCTTCCCGGCGGGCGTCTTCGGCCCGCGCCCGCAGCGATTCCAATTCCGCCTCCAGAGCGCCCTCCCGGTCGCGGAGCCGGATGAGCTCCTCGGGAGAAAGCTTCTCGCGGGCGCGCTGGTAGAGCTCGTTCATCTTCTGGGCGCGCCCGGCGAAAGTGCGGATCGCGGCGCGGCTGAAGGCGGCCGCCTCGAGCGTTCGGCCCAGATTCCAGTGGTAGGCGGCCATCGCGTCCCAGAGGTCGCTTTCGAGGGGGTACTTGGCCAGGCCCTCCCGCCATGCCGCCAGCGCCTGCTCGCCGCGCCCCAGGTACGCCAGGGCGACGCCGAGCTCATGGTAGCACTTGCCGCCCGATTCCGGCCAGGGCCGGATCTGGAGCGCCCGGACCAGATAGGCGGCGGCCGGAGCGAACCGGCCCGTGCGCCGGTAGATGAGGCCGAGTTTGTAGTGCGTGTCGGCGTTGGGGAAATCTTCGGCGAGCGCCTTGCTGAAAAAGGTCTCCGCCAGACGCGCGGCGGCGGCGCTTCGGCGCTCCTGGGCGTCCTTGAGGAGCCGTTCCGCCAGGGCGAGCGACTTGGCCGCCCGGGCGGGATTGCCTTCCCTCCGCGCCAGCGGCACGAAAGCGTCGGGCTGGACGTCGTGGAGGGGAATCGCCATGCCGCCGGCCTCTCCCCGGCCCCACTCGCCCCACGTGACGAGGCCCACCGCCCGCCCGCGCGCGTCGCACACCGGGCCTCCCGAATTTCCGGGAAAAATGCCCGCCTCGAGGTCGAGATACCCGGGCATGTCCACGAACCGGTCGCGTTGCCGCAGCCGCCCTTCGACGAGCACCTTTCGATGCCCTCCGTGGCTGGCGGGATACCCCACCACGTAAACCCGTTCGCCCGGAAGGGGCGCCTCCTCCGCCCGCCGCATCGGATTCAGCGCCAGCGGATGCTCGGACGGATCGAACCGCAGAAGCGCCAGGTCCTTCTTCGGATGAACGCCGAGGAGCGTCACGCGGCGGAAATAGACGCTCCGCCAGCCCTGATCCGTGAGGGCCTCGACCTCCACGTGGAAGGGAAGCGGCGAGACGACGACGTGCGCGTTCGTGAGGACCAGGCCCTCCGCGTTCAGAAGGACGCCCGAGCCGTAGCCCTCCGGATTGCGCACGGCCACCACGGAGGCGCGGACCGCCGCCATGACTTTGGACGCCTCGTCCGGATCCGTGAGCTCCTGCGAGCGGGCAAGGCCGGCCGCCAGGAACAGAACGATCACGCTCCCGTTCAACGAACGTGCCCCCCGACAAGTATATCCGGACCTACCGGAGGGCCTCCAGGATCCGAGCCTCGTCCCAGCCCTCCGCGCTCACGTCCAAAGCCTGGGGTTGTCCCGCCGCGGCGTAGGCCGCCCGCACGGGAGCCTCCGCGAACTTTCCCGCGGCGCGATGGAGCGCCAGGCGATCGGGCGCCGCCAGCATCGCCGCGCTGCGCAGCCCGCCGAGCCTCCGGAGGTGCGGATGCGCCCGCGGACCGCTCCAGGCCGCCTCGTCCTCTTCGTCGAATCCGCCGAGGTCGATCACCGTGCGGCGCACCGCTCCCGGCGGGACGAGCGCCCGCGCCAGGAGCGTCACGGGTCCCGCTTCCCCCAGGCCCACGAGCCGCGCATCGCCCGCCGCGGCGGCCTTGAGGAGGCCCTGGTCGAGAATCCGGGCGATCTGCCGGGCCAGGTCGGTCCGGAAATAGCAGGTCGGGAAGCGCCGCTGCTGCTCCGCGTTGCCGCCGGCCGGAGGGGCGGGATCTCCGAGCGGCGCATCGAGCGCGACTTCGAACACCGTCTCTCCCCGGGCCCGCAGCGCGTCGCCGAGCGGCCGGAGCTCCGCCGCCCGGGCGGCCACGAGCACGGTCGCCCGCCCGGACGGGTTCGCGCGCGGCGTCGCTTCCGCGGGCCACGACGCGCCCAGGACCTGCTCGAACGCCGGGAGGAACAGCCCGCGGAAGCGTTCCAGGCCCGCCGCGTCGCGCGGCGCGAGGGAGGCGAGCTGAGCGCGGACGCGCTCGCGCAGCAAGTCCCGCAGGCGGTCCGCGCCGGCGGCGTCCGGCGGCACTTCGCCCGCCGCCGAGAGGTCTTCCCGGCGGATCGGCGGCGTTTCGGGTTCGGGGATCCGGTCCCGTTCCGGCGCGCCCTGGAGCCAGCGGGCGAACCACGCGTAGACCGCCTCGCGGGAGTCCTTGTTGTAGTTGTGCGGCGCGGCGAACTGGACGACCCGGAAGCGTTCCGGAACGCCCAGTTTCTGATAGACGCGGCCGATGGCGGGTCCCTCGAGATCGGGATTGTGGCGCGTCCAGTCTCCGGTGCAGGAAACCAGAAGGAGCGGCCGGGGGGCCGTCGCGGCGGCGATCTCGACGTTGTTGAGATCGATCCGCAGGAACGGCGCGTTCTCGCAGGAGCATCCGCCCTGAAACTCGGCGGCCACCATGTTGACGGGCGCCGCGCAGGCGATGCGGTCGTCGATCGCGGTCAGGAGAAAGGTCTGCGTCCCGCCGCCGGACGCTCCCGTGGCGCCGATCCGCCGCGGATCCACGTCCGGCAGCGACGCTACGAAGTCCACCGCGCGCAGGCTGTTCCAGGTCTGGAGTCCCAGGAGGCTCATGCCCCAATCCGGATCCTGGAACTGGTGGGGAAGCTGCCGGAAGTCGCCGTACCCCACCATGTCGTACATGAAGCAGACGAATCCCAGCCGCGCGAAGGTGAGGCCCCGGGCGGGCAGGTCCCCCTGGTCGGTGCGGGTGAAGCGGCCGTCCTTCCAGTGGCCGTGAGGGGAGACGACGGCGGGGAACGGGCCCTCGCGGCCGCGCGGGCGGTAGAGGTTCCCGGTGAGGTAGAAGCCCGGCCAGGTTTCGAGGATCACCTTTTCCACGGTGAAGCCGTCGTATTCGAGCTTCCCGAAGATCCGGGGTTTGAGCGCCGGCCGCTCGAATTCGGGCCAGAGTCCGGCCGACACGAGAATCCGGGTGCGGATTTCCCCGCGGCGGCGTTTCCAGAGCTCGGCGGAGGCGGCGTATTTCTCGAGGCGCCCCCGCCATGCGGGTGGGGGTTCCTGGGCGCCCGCCGCCGCCAGGGCGAGCGCCACCGGAAGCGCGAGGCGGATCATTTCATGTCCCTCCAGTCCGGGATACGCCCGCCGGCGGTCAATCGGCGCCGATTCCGACGTAGGTGCGGACTTTCTCTTCCTCGAACTTGCGTTCCGCTTCCGGCTCGCGCGACAGAAGCGTGACGGCGACGCCCGCCAGGAACGCGGCGGCCATCGAGAAAAGTCCGGGGCTCTTATAGGGGAAGATCGCCTCGGGCTTCTTGAAGATGTCCACCCAGACCGTGGGGCTCAGGACGATGAGAGCCGTGGCGGTCACCAGGCCCGCGACCATGCTGGCGACGGCTCCGGCCGTGGTGAACCGTTTCCACGTGATCGAAAGCAGAAGCGCCGGGAAGTTGGCGCTGGCGGCGATCGCGAAGGCGAGTCCGACCATGAAGGCGACGTTCTGCCCTTTGAAGAGGATGCCGAGGAGGATCGCCAGCGCTCCGAGCGCCAGCGTGGCGATCCGCGCCATGCGCATTTCCTCCCGTTCGTTCGAGCGGCCGTGCCGCACGACGCCCGCCCAGAGGTCGTGCGAAAGCGCCGAGGCGCCGGCCAGCGTGAGGCCGGCCACGACCGCCAGGATCGTGGCGAACGCGACGGCGCTCAGGAATCCGAGGAAGGGCCGTCCGCCCAGGGTTTCCGCCAGGAGCGGCGCCGCCATGTTGCCGCCTTTGTCCATCCGGACGATCAGGTCCTGTCCCACGAGCACCGCCGCGCCGTAGCCGATCGTGAAGGTCAGGATGTAGAAGTACCCGATCCAGCCGGTGGCGTAGAAGACCGACTTGCGCGCTTCGCGCGCGTCCGGGACGGTGTAGAACCGCATGAGGATGTGGGGGAGCCCCGCGGTGCCGAACATGAGGGCCAGCCCCAGGGAGACGGCGTCCACCGGGTCGGCGACGAGTTTGCCGGGCTGAAGGATGGCGTCCCCGTAGCGGGCGCGGGCCTCCCCGAAGAGCTTGGCGTAGTCGAATCCGAACCTGGCCAGGATGAGGACGACCAGGAGCGTGGCGCCGCCGAGGAGCAGGACCGCCTTGATGATCTGAACCCATGTGGTCGCCAGCATGCCCCCGAACAGGACGTAGGCGATCATGAGCGCCCCGACCGCGACGACGGCCGTCTCGTAGCCCAGCCCGAACATCTGGCCGACCAGGCTTCCGGCGCCGACCATCTGGGCGGTGAGGTAGAAAAGGACCGTGACGATGGCTCCCGTGGCCGCGGCGGTGCGGATCGGCCGCGCCCGCAGCCGGTAGGCCACGACGTCGGCAAAGGTGTACTTGCCGAGGTTGCGCAGCGGCTCCGCGATGAGGAAAAGGATGATCGGCCAGCCCACGAGGAATCCGACCGAATAGATGAGCCCGTCGTAGCCTTTGGTGGCGACCATGCCGGCGATGCCGAGGAAGGACGCCGCGCTCATGTAGTCGCCCGCCAGGGCCAGACCGTTCTGGAAGCCGCTGATCCGGCGCCCGGCGGCGTAGAACTCCTGAGTCGTCCGGGTGCGCCGGGCCGCCCAATAGGTGACGGCGAGCGTCACGACCACGAACGCGAGGAAGAACGCGATCGCCAGGGGATCGGTGGTTCCGAGGACCGTCTTACCCGTTTCCATGCGTCACCTTGTCCCGGAGCCGGCGGACTTCGGCGTCGTAGCGCGCGTTGGCCCAGGACACGTAGAAGCCCGTCAGAAGCCAGGAGATCAGGATCACCCCGACGCCGATCGGAATTCCCGCGGTGAGAGATTCTCCGAGGCGGACGGCGAAGAGATCCCGCCGCCAGGCCAGCAGGAAGATGAAGCCGAAATAGACCGCCCCCATGACGGCGGTCAGGACGAGCGACACCCGGTTCTTGACGCGGGCGAGGCGGCGGAAGTCGGGATCCTCCAGGAGCGCCAGCGCCCGATCGCGGTCGTGCGTCTCCATCGGCCCTCGCGATCGATGCCTCGGATCGCGGGGCATTCTGCCAAAGGACGGGGCCGCGGTTCCAGGATTTCCTCGCTACCGGAGGTCCCGCAGGGCTTCTTCGAGGGCCCGGCGGTAGGTGAGCGGGCTGAAGCCGGGACAGCGTTCCCAGAGATCGGCCAGCGCGCTGCCGGCCGGAACCTCTTCCCGCCAGCAGCGGTCCGCGATCTCCAGCGCCGCGCGGTCGAGCGCCGACGCCCGGCGGAGCGCCTCCCGATAGATGTCTTCGCGCAGGCCGGGATGGCGGTGACGCAGGCGTGTGACCGCCTCCCCAATGGCCTGAACCCCCTGGGCGTAATCGACGGGCATCCAAGGCCCCTCCTGGAGGAAGGAGAGAAGCCGTTGCCTCAGAGGCTCGCCGACATCGACGCCCAGGACGTGCAGCCGAAGGTCGTCCTTGAACACCCGGAAGGCCGAATCCAGGACGGGAAAGGAAAGACTCCGCATGACCGTAAGCCCGAAGGCCCCCCTCTCTCTACAGTAAAGGATACTCCACGACGGGGGCCGGGGTGAAGGACGATCCGTAATTCGCAGGCATTGCCGGGGGACAGGGTCCGAATTACGCCCAGCGAATCACGAATAACGGGGGAACTCCTCCCTTATTCGTCGCGCAAGAAAAGGTAAAGCGGGCTCTCGCCCACGGCTGCTTCGACGACTCCATTACGGACCGTGGCCTCCGTCGCAGGCGTTTCGCCCGGTTCCAGCGGCATCCGCTC is a window from the Planctomycetota bacterium genome containing:
- a CDS encoding tetratricopeptide repeat-containing serine protease family protein, which encodes MIVLFLAAGLARSQELTDPDEASKVMAAVRASVVAVRNPEGYGSGVLLNAEGLVLTNAHVVVSPLPFHVEVEALTDQGWRSVYFRRVTLLGVHPKKDLALLRFDPSEHPLALNPMRRAEEAPLPGERVYVVGYPASHGGHRKVLVEGRLRQRDRFVDMPGYLDLEAGIFPGNSGGPVCDARGRAVGLVTWGEWGRGEAGGMAIPLHDVQPDAFVPLARREGNPARAAKSLALAERLLKDAQERRSAAAARLAETFFSKALAEDFPNADTHYKLGLIYRRTGRFAPAAAYLVRALQIRPWPESGGKCYHELGVALAYLGRGEQALAAWREGLAKYPLESDLWDAMAAYHWNLGRTLEAAAFSRAAIRTFAGRAQKMNELYQRAREKLSPEELIRLRDREGALEAELESLRARAEDARREGRAFLTAEGERLIRDYDGIQRQIMESSPPPAAPAAPSAGDPRARAAQYFLKAAKAFLLEGKTGQALEIFEELVRDYPERPEAREAQGYLDALRKP
- a CDS encoding glycogen-binding domain-containing protein is translated as MAVRKSPRTSPSPSQPAPAPGARRRIPFRVRLDGAREVILTGEFTGWATDRLRLQPGPDGDWVADLELPPGEYQCRLIVDGQWRDVPGLDRRVPNPFGTENAVLVVR
- a CDS encoding hemerythrin domain-containing protein; this translates as MKATDLLEKEHRKIETLLASRFPADAAAVREFLARLEAEIDLHFEVEEALFYPAAREAGLATEAARSRHQETKDLLT
- a CDS encoding acetylxylan esterase, with protein sequence MIRLALPVALALAAAGAQEPPPAWRGRLEKYAASAELWKRRRGEIRTRILVSAGLWPEFERPALKPRIFGKLEYDGFTVEKVILETWPGFYLTGNLYRPRGREGPFPAVVSPHGHWKDGRFTRTDQGDLPARGLTFARLGFVCFMYDMVGYGDFRQLPHQFQDPDWGMSLLGLQTWNSLRAVDFVASLPDVDPRRIGATGASGGGTQTFLLTAIDDRIACAAPVNMVAAEFQGGCSCENAPFLRIDLNNVEIAAATAPRPLLLVSCTGDWTRHNPDLEGPAIGRVYQKLGVPERFRVVQFAAPHNYNKDSREAVYAWFARWLQGAPERDRIPEPETPPIRREDLSAAGEVPPDAAGADRLRDLLRERVRAQLASLAPRDAAGLERFRGLFLPAFEQVLGASWPAEATPRANPSGRATVLVAARAAELRPLGDALRARGETVFEVALDAPLGDPAPPAGGNAEQQRRFPTCYFRTDLARQIARILDQGLLKAAAAGDARLVGLGEAGPVTLLARALVPPGAVRRTVIDLGGFDEEDEAAWSGPRAHPHLRRLGGLRSAAMLAAPDRLALHRAAGKFAEAPVRAAYAAAGQPQALDVSAEGWDEARILEALR
- the actP gene encoding cation/acetate symporter ActP, with the protein product METGKTVLGTTDPLAIAFFLAFVVVTLAVTYWAARRTRTTQEFYAAGRRISGFQNGLALAGDYMSAASFLGIAGMVATKGYDGLIYSVGFLVGWPIILFLIAEPLRNLGKYTFADVVAYRLRARPIRTAAATGAIVTVLFYLTAQMVGAGSLVGQMFGLGYETAVVAVGALMIAYVLFGGMLATTWVQIIKAVLLLGGATLLVVLILARFGFDYAKLFGEARARYGDAILQPGKLVADPVDAVSLGLALMFGTAGLPHILMRFYTVPDAREARKSVFYATGWIGYFYILTFTIGYGAAVLVGQDLIVRMDKGGNMAAPLLAETLGGRPFLGFLSAVAFATILAVVAGLTLAGASALSHDLWAGVVRHGRSNEREEMRMARIATLALGALAILLGILFKGQNVAFMVGLAFAIAASANFPALLLSITWKRFTTAGAVASMVAGLVTATALIVLSPTVWVDIFKKPEAIFPYKSPGLFSMAAAFLAGVAVTLLSREPEAERKFEEEKVRTYVGIGAD
- a CDS encoding DUF485 domain-containing protein, which translates into the protein METHDRDRALALLEDPDFRRLARVKNRVSLVLTAVMGAVYFGFIFLLAWRRDLFAVRLGESLTAGIPIGVGVILISWLLTGFYVSWANARYDAEVRRLRDKVTHGNG